Genomic window (Nicotiana sylvestris chromosome 7, ASM39365v2, whole genome shotgun sequence):
ggaccggaacctcaacggaacggcacctcgatcggctctacacctcggtacacttaaccatctctctcatttccgaactgcacgtggcctgattcctgtataaccaaggatatgtaggcagctcagataccagggctcggtcacatccccttcctttccgtagtgtagtccctccaagtaatggtcgggtcaaaaacatgtctagtcgttctttgtcggaaaactcttcgtgtttccagtcaaagaggggcagctgtagacacctgatttttgaccctccccgagaattttcacatttttagcataaatatgtaatttaggcctaatatagctattttgactatttttgctttatttcgtcgcaaaagaggaaaattacaaaaatatatatataaattttagtttatgtatttctcataaacttgaaaaaatacaaaaaattgtactttatttttgtactttatataatttcgaaaattaccaaaaatatagttctattaatgttttatagtcattttaattttgaaaaatacaaaaatgttactttatattttatctttatattaaaaacgaaaattaccaaaaatatagttctattaatgttttatagtcattttaattttgaaaaatacaaaaatgttactttatattttatctttatattaaaaacgaaaattacaaaaaaatagttttattagtattttgtagttattttaatcttgaaaaaatattaaaaaagatctagttttgtgttaattatcagtcttatttttgtagttattttgcttacataatcagttgagcaacgtcgtgttcctatttctcgggtccgggcaaaagaataatattcgggttcaaactacccggttttaggcctaatttcggacctagcccataataattcgagtccaccacacgtgaggggacacgcgtggggaacacggacggaacaccgtacacggggaacccaccacgcgtgggggacacaagtctcgaaccccaccacacgtggggctcattttccttGGCAGAAGGTTATCAAATACACGGGCAAAACACATTTGGAGGAGGActttgaaattttttaagaacTTATGCACTGTTGATCTTTTTCTTGAAAGGAAGAAGAACCAAACGACCCTAGTAGACCACCCAAAACCACCATTCCTTACGTCCCGTCCAGCTAACCCCTCTCCGTCTCGCCACCTCCGTCAacaaccaaacaggcccgtcgaccACTGTCCAAACGAACGCCGGAAAACACGACCATTCATCCTCCTCCTAGCTCCGTCAAACCAgtccggcgatcctccattaaacccggcatccgctgttcatcgtcttcctcctcttcctgaagaaaacctaggaaaaaccctagcgaccataacccaaaaccaccaGCTCCCTCATCGTCGTCACTATCCCGTCGCCACTGCCCCCTACTCCCTCACGTCCcaaaacgccataaccaccagctcCACCCCCTCGTCGTCACTTTCCAGTCGACAACTAAACGACCAGCGAACACCACCAGAAAACCAGCGGCTTCGCCATCGAGCAGTAGCTGTGACTGCGCTGCTGCATCGCGCCACCAGCTCCTTCCTTATCTGATCctttcctcacatccaaacgaccccttctgcTGCAGCTTCACGTACCAGTTGCCGCGTCGGAAAatacaacagcaacccaacaatCTCTGGTCGTTGACAGTTTTGGGTCCGAGCTTTCCattttccatcgaggtcgtctttggttcgtcgaggtccggtacgtcgaggtgtttgtccgaggttttgTCATTGTTCCTCATTTAGTGAGGTCAGGTTCGAGTTCCGTCGGGGCGCTTTTGGTCGTTctaggtttgtcgaggttcgaaggttagtgttcttcgtcctttgtttcattccgttcgtttcgcatattatggttcaaggtgaatgtcaacaatgcaattttttgtcgttttattaaaaaaatgttTATCTTATGGTTAGTTACTGCATGtgtttaaagtaaatgtgagaacatatCGTGAGCTTAAGTTTTTTACGAGAATGTCTACTTCCATGCATATACttgtgtttattaagggaacaatttgacatccTGTGAATTGTTGCGAACATATGTACTCGCGTATATTATGTACTCTCATTGTAATAGGTATGTGAACACCCGaatgaaaaatcatgactactagcgTTTAAGCCTTATTCCTCGATCTTTAGTAATAGAAGTCGgatttaataacaataacaatacgttagcaaaGTTGGGATTAATAGGAGccttattaaaatacttagaattcgggacaagcCGTTTAgcgaaattccacggccttacctaaaaataataatacgctagtcgctttaggcgcgcctttaataatttaattttcttaagctcgggtgcacatttatgtgacccaaatccaagtctcaatgaaatcgaaatgtgtctctaatcacgggtacattgattgtgacgtggtctgagatgcatttccatgacgttgtaaatccttttaataatgaatgagacgagcctcgacaaacaaaaaatgcacaacttgcggggccctctaaatgtgtatatattaaaacacttagaattcgggacatgccgtttagcgaattttacggccttccccaaaataacaatacgttagttgcgttaggcacgcctttaataatttattttccttaactcgggtgcacatttatgtgacctaaatctaaatctcaaccgagtcgagatatgtcaaacaaccacgggtgcattgatgtaacgtggttcgagatatgttttcgcgacgttgcaattccctgtaagaaataataataataataattatgaaagcggtaaaagttaaaatttgcacataagttcatatttgtataaaatcagataatcaagccgaatataacagttgagtgaccgtgctagaaccacggaactcgggaatgcctaacaccttctcccgggttaacagaattctttatccggatttctggtacgcagactgtaatatggagtcattcttttcctcgattcgggattaaaattggtgacttgggacaccttaaatctcccaagcggcgactctgaaataaataaaccaatcccgtttcgattgtcctttaattggaaaaaactctcttgcgccctctcgggtgcggaaaaaggaggtgtgacaagcacaaagtttgtttttttttcttttccttttctttctttttctttttttttcttctttttctctttttttttctttttcttcctttttttttctttttcttttctagttcctaactctacttctgattccaaaagaggggtatggaaCAAAACAATTAACTCTCCTGAACAAAACCCCCTATGAGTTACTGAATTGAAgaaaacccaagctgactcacctaagaacatttgggtgcaaatgttatgttctcaacaatggaaaggatcagcttggtaaatttgatgccaagagtgatgaaggaatatttctgggGTATTCTTCTCAAAGCAAAGCTTACAAGATATACAACAAGCGGACTCAATatgttgaggaaagtgttcatgttATCTTTGATGAGTCATATCCTTCTTGTGAGAAAAGTGCTAAagatgatcaagatggagaacccttactggttcctggtgaagtcattgacatgacaaatagaaaggcagatatgatgagcCACGTGAAAGAGCCGAGTGAATACAATGCTGCCTTTTCTTCAATGGAACCAGGTAcctcaattacaaccactgaagctgaagaaagagtggttgatgcagtatAGGGTACTCCACTAGTACCTGAGAGAAGAACACAAAAGAACCAGTTAGATATACCCACCTCCTCTACAAAAGAACCTCAAATGTCTAACTAGAAACACAAAATTtctcatcctcttgacaacataatcaCTCCTCTAGATTTTAGAGTACAAACCAAGTCAAAAGCTAGAAATTCACtagccttctcagcctttctctcccaaataaaacccaaaaatatcaaggaagccctGAAAGATGCAGATTGGTTTACAGCCTTGCAAGATGAGCTGCATCAGTTTAAAAGAAACAATGtctggcacctggtacctagacccttAGATCAAACCATTAttggaaccaggtgggtattcaggaacaagcttgatgaacatggaaacaCTACAAGGAACAAGGCTAGGATAGTGGTTCAAaactacaatcaggaggaagggattgattATGGTGAAACGTTTGCTCTGGTCGCTCGCACAGAAGCTATTAGAATCctaatcgcttttgcatctcatatggaattcacattattccaaatggatgtcaaaaatTCATTTGTGAATAGATTTCTTAAGGAAAAAGTCTATGTaaagcaacctccagggtttgaatgtcatgaacaccctgaatatgtgtttaaactggacaaagcATCGTATGGGTTGAAGCgggctcctcgagcttggtatgaaaggctgttaaagttcctcttagaaaatagttttacaagaggaaaaattgacaacacctTGTTCCTAAAGAAATGGAGAATGAACCTActcattgttcaggtctatgttgatgatatcatttttggggcaacaGCTGATTCTTTGTGTAAAGAATTTGTAAAGCTCATGAGAAGTGGGtctgaaatgagcatgatgggggagcTAAATTTCTTCTTGGTTCATCAAGTGAAGTAGTCCACAAAGGGTACATTCATTTGTCAGCAGAAATACATCAAGGAgatcttgaagaggtttgatatggaagcatcaaaagtaatagacactcccattgcaacggctactcgactggacatggatgaaactggatATCATGTGAATCAAActatgtatagaggcattattgggtccCTTCTCTATCTTACTGCCAGCAAACCCGATATTGTCTTCAGTGTGGGGCTATGcgcaaggtttcaatcaaatcctaATGAATCTCATTTGAAGGCTACCAAAAAAAATTTGAGATACCTTAAGGGGACACAGGACATGTTCCTGTATTATccctcaggtgacagttttaatctcAGTAGGTATGCTGATGCTTACTATGCATGTTATTTTATGGACAGGAAAAAcacttctggaatggctcactttctAGGGTCACGTCTtctcttggggcacaaggaagcaaaactcagtggctttttcagcagctgaagcagaatatgtagctGCAACATCTTACTATGATCAACTCCTATGGATTAAGCAGCAACTGGAGGATTTTGGGGTATTTACTAAGTGTGTGCCTCTTCTATGtgataacaccagtgcactcaacatggctaAAAATCTAGTTCAACACAAaagaaccaagcacattgatgtgagacatcATTTTCTGAGGGACAATGTATAGAAATAGCTGATCTGTATGAAGTTCTGCAGCACAAAAGACCAAATTGCAGATATATTTACCAAAGCATTGAGTACGGAACATTTTGGAAGAAACAGGGTGAAGCTGGGGCTATTGAATCCCAATTGAGAATCTGATTCCTCATTAattggctatgaaaatcaccttcaggtaaaactagctaaagtgttttctggccaagtctaactcacttcaatactaCTGTAGGTAAACACACATGGTGAGTATAGAAGTTGTAGATGCATTGCATggatgataaaagaggattgaaaTTTTCAATAacaggtcaagaacctggttGTTGTACCAAAGGTTAGTTGTTCTGTGCATTCTTTAATACACATATTGAAAAGGTGCAAATATCAACTACCATGTCATCCATCTTTTAGACCCTGTTGTCATGTCCCTTCACATCAAATcattccatctccctctgaaacattGCATTTCTCCAAGTACAAACACCGTTTCAGAACCGGTTcctatctctctctctttataaTTATCCACTCTCATTAAAACCCTTCTCCTTTCTTCACAAACCATAGTCCTCCATTAGAACTTCTCCAAATaactttctctctatctcttcaaTGGCTCACACAAACTCCGAAATCCCTGCCTCAGTCATCTCTAATACTGAAAAACCCATGGAGTCCTCCGCCCCCAATGAGTCTTCTGTAACCACTCCTGTTCTTATCTCTAAAATCATTCCTAACCCAGATTCCCCGTCTCCCTCCAATTCTAAGTTGACTATCCCAGAAACCCCTAAAATTGTTGATCCTTCTTCTTTATCTTTTGAGTTTCCCATTAATCAAGGAAaaagtggagaacaaggtaaaAGTCCCGAGGTCGCAGAGGTTTCTGCCATTATTGCTTCAGATTCTGTGGTGGCCATGGAGCCTATTGAGGAAAAAATATCGCGACCATTTTTTTGGTATCTGTTGATGGCGTCTTACATGAGATAATTCCTCAGAGGACCGAGATACAGGGTATGGGAGAAGAAGGAGCCATGGTGGCTGTTAAGGGTTTTGTACTAGCAAAAACTACTGGGCCCTCTCGTGAGGAACCTGACCCCTCTCCAGAGGAAACAGGTCTGGGTTCTGACTCCCAGGCCACTTCTGCTCCTGCATTTGCTGTTGCGCCCTTAGACATTCAAGTTCCTGAGATGAGGTCTAGTCATCAGGAGGATCTAGACAACATTGCTCTTGATTCTTTCATAGTCAAGCTATGGGTAGTGTCCACTCCTCAGTCTTCTACTAAGCGACCTACTACTAGGTTGCAAGCAAAGGTAGCCTATGACTCTGCCCTTCAAAAGagcatgtttgagcctaatgtgctaaatgctgcttttaccgctttgatattatttgaactgtatataaattgtgccgaaacctttctcttcttacctccggggatgtgcttactggttgagactccctattctgttagtgtcataccctgaataaaagaggctcggaaagtttctaagccggctggccttttggttcccggaaaggagctccttcctcagctcgagttgtccgctcgggtacactgtctagaacaccgacccaggtttttgaacatagaataacgtgacttcatgccggatccctagtaggaacgcttatttgcatcacgttgcatttgactcaggggactcaacacaggggttgggtctgtctaggagtagcgacctgatatgaaaaggccatcctgatgcatcctatttgtttttcgtgcatttatttgtctcgtacCCGCATGCTgtccggtgtttgaatattatgaattttgtgaaattgaaaaaaagggaaataacggttaaggaattgattgtttatttttgaaaaaaaccaatacccaaatactgtcaaaactctgccgaaattttgagaaaatgaaaaaaaaacgtcttattagtttgttttattaaaagcaaaggaaaaatagaaaaatcgttgttctgttttgtttttcagaaaaatatagaaatatatagtttgtcttgttataaaaataaaaattaaaaaaaaagtcttattttaaaatggtttttttatgaaaattcaaaaaataataataataaaaaagagtctttcattatttgtcacaaatatatacatgtatatatatatatatatatccaaaaaattttatttccaaaaaatatatatatgtctttatttgttgcaaaaatatttgtcttgccaaaaagtttagaaaagtttttatactcccaattttcaaaaacaaaaaaaatccaaaaatatttttcattattaacttctttagaaagtcttttaattattttttttttaaaaaatgtataataagaagaaaaaatccgaaaatattttgattcttctttcaaaattgaaaagaaaatgcaaaattcaaaaaaaaaaaacattttagaagcatttgttttattaaagggaaaattccaaaaaatatattcttcttttctttagaataaaaaataatgcaaatgaaaattcaaaaaatatatcttagaagtgtttcttttaaaaagaaaatcaatcaaaaatcaaaaaatatacttcctttcttcttttaaagtagttctttcacaaattcagaaaaaaaaagttagttcatctacttattcttgattacccgaactacgcgggtttgattctcaccggatgtgagatacgtaggcaaccctcatcgggtccaaccccaccttttgctaaaaagccaaaaacaaatataaaaaaagaaaaaacaaaaaaaaacatgtcaaagatttttaattttgtcgtaaataagtctagcgatgtaacttcccccttttacaaaaaaaatagcaaaaacaaatatgtcaaattttaattgtcataaagaagtcgggtgccgctgttttatcaagacatagccgaatgttcccgaaagggacgccggaaggctgactttgcataaacagccacctttgggtcatttttaagacttggtccagtcgacccacatagccttaaaaatcttcgtccccgaggcattgaaaggccgtgtttgcaatgttgaattttctatttttgaaaaatgataaaagagtcataaacaagtccgggtgatgccgcttatgtcaaaaatagccaaatgttcccgaaaggaactccggaaggctgccttggtgcagacggccacctcgtttttttctcacacaaccttaaaaatcttcgttcatgaagtgctgagaggtcgtgttcagaaatccttttgagaaaaatcacatatttttgtttttatcagaataagtttcgtttgttaaaatcttattaataaatgtgcagaatgagcacgactccaaatgaacccttttcaatcatgaataaaatccccctccaattgcggctctggtggaatgatttaggcaaagaagggcatgacgaaatcaagaagtatctgaaaggcctcacgagtttgttggatatcaggccacgaggagatatcataagggcactagtcccccactgggatcctgcgcacaatgtcttccatttctcggactttgaacttaccccaactttagaagaaatagcagggtatatcggcagcgctgagactcctttgaggcacaaatatctgattgctccaagagctgtagcaatacaccggtttctggactccttaaagatagtcagaacaattcataaccctgacttggcgaaaggtttttgcagcatgagtttcatatatcaaagatatggtcacataggaggattcgacaagccagaaaaccagttgtgcagcaaaagtaatcgtcaaaagtgggaagaacatagacggattgctttcatgataactttcttaggactcttagtattcccaagaaaagacgggaatattgacataaagatagcaggggtcgtcagtacgttgctcacacagagagatagtacgttggcgcccatgatagtatctgatatgttccgggctctcacgtcttgcaaagccggaggaagctttttcgagggttgcaatttgttgttgcaaatgtggatgaccgaacacctatgtcaccgagcccagtttctgagccatggatccgctgaaaagacctgcatagaggagttctataccagagttaatgagacctacctaccggaaggagtcacagcatggacctcatatttccataccctcgacgccagtcaaatacagtgggcgctaggatggttaccgatcgacgaagtcatatacatgccagccgccaggccccattttctcttaatgggacttaagagcattcaaccatacgcgccgcatcgggttttaaggcaacttgggaggtgtcagatagtgccgaaagacgaggatctaagcacccaggtgattgagatcagtcccgacggccagtttcctgaagcaagggttcgccaaatttggagccaatgtcaatacttagaagcaaatacttgtgtaatgaatcgggcaaaaggggaagtttcgcccgggtatcaggcctggtacaaaggggagacatcatctggaaggccgaccaaaagacctcacctgcaagaatttgccaaatcttcacaagagcagtggggctggttggccaaagagcgggaatatcttgccgaaacaggcaaactgaagcaacaagttcaggatatgaggtttgaatgccaattacagtctgctgcccacaagggagaaaagaacagattaatcagagaaggcgagatcctcaaagctcagatccggaggatgaaaaaggaggctgataaccagctgagaagccgggcggataaaagattgatagcggggttaaaggatcaggttgcggaatgccaggaagatttggaaagagccaaggctagcacagcaagattgcggaccaagtgggcaaagggtacaatggcccggaggcagcgcctgcaacaagtcataagggattatgaactgagcatcgggacattaagggaaacgaattccactcttcaagagcggatcttcaagcaaacacgagatgcccaagccgacagaaggcgatgttacgatgcaatgaccagaatggaaagacaaatggagatgttccaggatcaacttgccaacaatgcgcaaacactaggattgaagaaccgacagataaggcagttgttcacagaaagggacaacattcgaggaaggatcgacgagattgggcattacatctacatgagatgcctggcatgcgagcaaatgcctcggaagaccctccttgcttccatcatgggttgcgtccaccgaatcatgaatgagttgaaaagcctgcagagggacctcacaccaagggccgcggaaaggccgaatgatgcctcgcgggcccctaagttggaaaattaatctttggttgagtcttgtttatttggctttgttgcttttccatatgttgttttcttttcttttagtcaaaacgggttaagaactgtggagtctgtactattgctattccttgtttgaagtaatttgtaatagcaaaattttgagaatgaatttaatgatttcacaagaattttgtgtttctttactttaaggcagaactacgcttggtctgattcgcgcggggacgtgatacataggcaatccccataagattcgaccgcttttaataaagaaagaaaagaaaatacaaaaataaaataaaaaaaataaaaaaataaaaaaaaacagaaaaggggataaatgagcaaaccgggatgacgcatgttgtttaaagcaaagcatgtagaaacggttaactgcctaggagcattgcatcctctatgtgttgagattaaatccgttaaactctaacgctaacgaagtttgttgttgtctgatcaagacagttagttgttaaagaattctggcaacacacccttaccaaaccagatccaaaggaccggtagcaataagcatgactacttcagagaatagtaacgaggaagaaaggccgatgagccagttgttaaaagaagcgatggaaaagattgaaaggatgggactagagatgaatgcaatgcagctagctttagccaaagcacaaaagagtcctgagccattggggcgcatgccggaataccctcattccggcccttccacaagcctcccgaatccccgttatcatcaagaaagaagccctcatgattcccaagctccaccaccccatcaacctctcccaacaccaaatattcccacttttgtgggacccccatcagccaccttgcaaagaacgaccagtgagccattgtttcaggcccaCGATACGCAGTACtacccccctgagcctacattccatgcccccgagccccaggcctacaatccgcacttggaggtaccggcagagattgaaaagccggttaaagcccctgaacaggatgaggtattgagaaagttcaaaagcctggagcagtccttcaggaacctgcacggtttgggcaaccaagtcagcgtagcttacaaagatctatgccctttcccggacgtccaactcccggcggggttcaagatgcctaagtttgatttatataaagggcacggtgatcccatggcacatttgtggggattctgtagcaaaatgagaggggcaggcggcaaagatgagctgctgatagcttatttcggccaaagtctgagcggatctgcactagaatggtataccaggcagtattccagtaggtggtacacttgggatgatctggcgcaggctttcacaggtcatttccagtacaatctcgagatag
Coding sequences:
- the LOC138872836 gene encoding uncharacterized mitochondrial protein AtMg00240-like gives rise to the protein MEASKVIDTPIATATRLDMDETGYHVNQTMYRGIIGSLLYLTASKPDIVFSVGLCARFQSNPNESHLKATKKNLRYLKGTQDMFLYYPSGDSFNLSRYADAYYACYFMDRKNTSGMAHFLGSRLLLGHKEAKLSGFFSS